TTGTGGCACTAACCGTTCCACAATGCGGAACAGGTCGTTGTAAATCTCGAGAAAATCCTCGATCCAAATCGGGTCGCGCTCGCCCACTATGTGGAACGTCTCCTCGAGCGTGTGCTGGGCGTTGTAAGGGCCCACAAGCGTCCCTTCGGGCTGGCTGTAGTTGCCGTGCTGATACGCGGTAACCGCGGCCAGGCGTGCGCGGTAACTACGGCGGAGGCGCGCAATCAAAGCGGAACGGAGCGAAAGCAGCTCCTCGTGGGCGTCCAAGAACTTGGAATCCAAAATCCACTGTTCCACCATCTTGAGGCGTCGACCAATGGACTCGCGCTCCGTGGAGGGCACCAGCATGAACTTGGCGGCAATAGTCTTGCGGATCCGGGCCAGTTCGCCATTAAGGAGATCCGCATTCCAAAACACCATGGGCTGCACTTCGGCCTGCGAAACAGATTCCGCCGCAGGCGTGTGCGTTTTGAGCCAGCGATCCAGCTTGTCGAGGACCATGCCCGCCTCGGGCATACGGTCAATGGCCACGTACTCCTGCGCACGCGTGAGCAACGAATCGGCATAGACCATGCGCCAGTGGGGCAACTTGCCCGACTTGCGGATGCCGTCCATGCTCAGCCGAATGTTGTCGATACGCGTCTGCATTCTTCCCTACTTCGCCTTCTTTTCGTCGTCGCCCATCTTTTGAAGAGGCGTCACACCGATTTCCACGCGACGGTTCAAACGGCGGTGCTCGTCGCTGTCGTTGGGGTACTTGGGCTGGAACTCGCCAAAACCCGCGGCAAACAGCCTGTCGGGCGGGAAACCCTGCTTGATCAAGGTCTTCACCACGTTCACGGCGCGTTCCGTAGAAAGGTTCCAGTTGGTATAGTACGGGTGCTTGAAGTCCTTAAAGGGCACGTCGTCGGTAAAACCGCTCACCATGATCACGTCGCTCTCGCCGAGCACGTCCAAAAGGCCCCTGCTAATGCCCTCAATCACACGCACGCCCTCGTCGGTCAAGTCCGCCCCGTTCACCGGGAAAAGGAAGCTCGCCTGAATCTGGATTTTGCCGTC
This genomic stretch from Fibrobacter sp. UWP2 harbors:
- a CDS encoding OmpA family protein — translated: MRLRREENNNPWMAYTDLGVALVSLFILAFVAMATLKEQKAEDLTRTEEEVLSCQEEMRKIASERNALLSQSLKSSIEKGLIALEDGKIQIQASFLFPVNGADLTDEGVRVIEGISRGLLDVLGESDVIMVSGFTDDVPFKDFKHPYYTNWNLSTERAVNVVKTLIKQGFPPDRLFAAGFGEFQPKYPNDSDEHRRLNRRVEIGVTPLQKMGDDEKKAK